Proteins from a single region of Synechococcus sp. WH 8109:
- the glmM gene encoding phosphoglucosamine mutase, with protein MVQKACSPIGPALGDAAPGFGTDGIRGLAGTVLTPALCLQVGYWVGRVLQVEGPVLIGMDSRTSGSMVVAALTAGLTAAGRDVWTLGLCPTPAVPLLIRQLGAAGGLMVSASHNPPPDNGIKVFGADGAKLSASRQAQVEAGLQGQTPMAEQATFRCGVARSSTDLLDGYRELLQQSVAERRLDGVPVVLDLCWGSATACGADAFRALGADLTVLHGEPDGSRINVACGSTHLEPLQRAVIERGAAMGFAFDGDADRMLAVDGRGRIIDGDHVLFLWGSVLQEHQALPDQRLVATVMSNLGFERAWQQRGGTLDRTPVGDQHVHAAMVASGAGLGGEQSGHILSASHGLCGDGVLTAVQLATLCHAQGISLSDWLDSSFQAYPQKLVNVRVMDRLRRKNWSACNALTDAIASAEQSMGETGRILVRASGTEPVLRVMVEAEQSDAVEHWTGHLAAVAEDHLNAA; from the coding sequence ATGGTTCAAAAGGCGTGCTCCCCGATTGGCCCCGCTCTCGGTGACGCTGCGCCAGGGTTTGGAACCGATGGGATCCGTGGGCTCGCCGGCACGGTTCTCACCCCCGCCCTGTGTCTTCAGGTGGGCTACTGGGTCGGTCGGGTTCTGCAGGTTGAAGGTCCTGTTCTGATCGGGATGGACTCCCGGACCAGCGGCAGCATGGTAGTTGCTGCCCTTACGGCCGGCTTGACGGCCGCTGGTCGAGATGTGTGGACCCTTGGGCTCTGTCCGACGCCGGCGGTTCCGTTATTGATTCGCCAGCTGGGGGCCGCCGGCGGGTTGATGGTCTCCGCCAGCCATAACCCCCCTCCAGACAACGGCATCAAAGTGTTTGGTGCCGATGGCGCCAAACTCAGCGCTTCCCGTCAAGCCCAGGTGGAAGCCGGTCTGCAGGGGCAGACGCCCATGGCTGAGCAAGCAACATTCCGCTGCGGTGTGGCGCGATCCAGCACCGATCTCCTGGATGGCTACAGAGAGTTGTTGCAGCAATCGGTGGCTGAACGGCGACTGGATGGCGTTCCCGTCGTTTTGGACCTCTGCTGGGGATCCGCGACGGCGTGTGGTGCCGATGCCTTCCGTGCCCTGGGGGCTGATCTCACGGTTCTCCATGGGGAACCCGATGGCTCCCGCATCAACGTGGCTTGCGGGTCAACTCATCTGGAACCGCTGCAACGGGCTGTGATCGAGCGCGGCGCGGCGATGGGTTTTGCCTTTGACGGTGATGCCGATCGGATGCTGGCGGTGGACGGCCGGGGCCGCATCATCGACGGCGACCACGTGCTGTTCCTCTGGGGATCCGTACTGCAGGAGCATCAGGCGCTCCCCGATCAGCGGTTGGTGGCCACTGTGATGTCGAACCTTGGCTTCGAGCGTGCCTGGCAGCAGCGGGGCGGCACCCTCGATCGCACGCCGGTGGGAGATCAGCACGTTCATGCCGCCATGGTTGCCAGTGGCGCGGGCCTCGGTGGAGAACAATCCGGCCACATCCTTTCCGCCTCCCATGGGCTGTGTGGCGATGGTGTTCTGACCGCCGTTCAGTTGGCCACCTTGTGCCATGCCCAGGGCATCAGCCTCAGCGATTGGTTGGACAGCAGTTTCCAGGCCTATCCGCAGAAATTGGTCAATGTGCGGGTGATGGACCGTTTGCGCCGTAAGAACTGGAGCGCCTGCAACGCTCTGACCGACGCCATTGCTTCAGCGGAGCAGTCGATGGGCGAGACCGGTCGCATTTTGGTGCGGGCCAGTGGCACGGAGCCCGTGTTGCGGGTGATGGTGGAAGCCGAGCAGTCGGACGCTGTGGAGCATTGGACGGGGCATCTGGCCGCCGTTGCCGAGGACCATCTCAACGCGGCCTGA
- a CDS encoding BadF/BadG/BcrA/BcrD ATPase family protein: MRLLAGFDAGQTHTRCRLSMVQNGLHQPVGEGEGPGVSHLDAPQGERRFLEAISTSAQQALNNHPDGVIQAAVVGASGIEHGTALQQRAERLVGQALAIGDDTGLSKVLVTGDERTALRGAIPEGAGILAISGTGMIVLGRDENGHEHRCGGWGWLLDGAGSAFDLGHQGLQLTLRMADGRLPDHPLRLQIWNQMGCDSHAAVKARVVQQDFGTADVAALAPLVVEAAAKDCPGAEEIVKGSATALSSCISTVAQQLSLRSPLVVCHGGAVTHLQAFRTAVQQAIHQSIPEARWGKAKGDACDGALLMAEALSLRPR, from the coding sequence ATGAGACTGCTCGCTGGATTCGATGCCGGACAGACGCACACCCGCTGCCGTCTCAGCATGGTTCAAAACGGCTTGCACCAGCCTGTTGGGGAAGGCGAGGGCCCCGGAGTCAGCCACCTGGATGCCCCCCAGGGTGAACGTCGTTTCCTCGAGGCGATCAGCACCAGTGCGCAGCAGGCCCTCAACAATCACCCCGATGGCGTGATCCAGGCGGCTGTTGTGGGAGCCAGCGGCATCGAACACGGAACAGCGTTGCAACAGCGTGCTGAACGTTTGGTGGGGCAAGCGCTGGCCATCGGTGATGACACAGGGTTGAGCAAGGTTCTGGTCACTGGAGACGAACGCACCGCCTTGCGAGGTGCGATCCCTGAAGGCGCAGGAATCCTGGCGATCAGCGGCACCGGGATGATCGTGCTGGGCCGAGACGAGAACGGCCATGAACACCGCTGTGGCGGCTGGGGATGGCTGCTCGATGGAGCCGGCTCGGCCTTTGATCTCGGCCACCAGGGATTGCAACTGACCCTGCGCATGGCCGATGGACGCCTGCCGGACCATCCTCTGCGCCTGCAGATCTGGAATCAGATGGGCTGCGACAGCCACGCCGCGGTGAAAGCCCGGGTGGTGCAGCAGGACTTCGGCACGGCGGACGTCGCGGCCTTGGCTCCACTGGTGGTGGAAGCAGCAGCCAAGGACTGCCCGGGTGCGGAGGAGATCGTTAAGGGATCGGCAACAGCCCTCTCTAGCTGTATCAGCACCGTGGCCCAGCAGCTTTCCCTGCGCTCCCCCCTGGTGGTCTGCCATGGGGGAGCCGTCACCCATCTCCAGGCGTTCCGCACGGCCGTGCAACAGGCCATCCATCAGTCGATTCCCGAAGCCCGATGGGGCAAGGCCAAGGGCGATGCCTGTGATGGCGCACTCCTGATGGCCGAGGCCTTAAGCCTCAGGCCGCGTTGA
- a CDS encoding IctB family putative bicarbonate transporter, which yields MASADATQTANGGALLVRWQGLITPDQAVFKRLERLAGLLLLALFTGLPFFTRTGLALVIAACDVLWLLWCLCSPPPQRIGTISRWLMLFLAIAIVATGCSPVPIAASKGLFKLLSYLGVYALLCKLLLSNSRSWDRLIAGLLSGGLFSSVLALRQLYASTEELAGWADPNSISAGTIRIYGPLGNPNLLAGYLLPLIPFAAIALVRWRGVGAQLFAGTTLVLTAIATLFTYSRGGWLGMVAAGAVLLLLLLLRWTRHWPPLWRRLVPLTVLLVGATCIVVAATQIDPIRTRITSLLAGRGDSSNNFRINVWMAAIQMVQDRPWLGIGPGNTAFNSIYPLYQQPKFNALSAYSVPLEILVETGIPGLLACLGLLASSLRQGLNQLNADAPSALASIASLAAIAGLLMQGSTDTIFFRPEVQLIGWFALANLVSRPRES from the coding sequence ATGGCCTCTGCGGATGCAACCCAGACGGCGAACGGCGGGGCCCTGTTGGTGCGCTGGCAAGGGTTGATCACTCCGGATCAGGCGGTGTTTAAACGCCTTGAAAGGCTGGCGGGACTTCTGCTGCTGGCGTTGTTCACGGGTCTTCCTTTCTTCACACGCACAGGCCTTGCCCTGGTGATTGCAGCCTGCGACGTTCTGTGGCTGCTCTGGTGCCTCTGCAGTCCTCCACCACAGCGCATAGGAACCATCTCGCGCTGGCTGATGCTTTTTCTGGCCATCGCGATTGTGGCCACGGGGTGTTCTCCAGTTCCAATCGCCGCCAGCAAAGGCCTGTTCAAACTGCTCAGCTACCTGGGCGTTTATGCCTTGCTCTGCAAGCTGCTGCTGAGCAACAGCCGATCGTGGGACCGACTGATCGCCGGACTGCTGAGTGGCGGCTTGTTCAGCAGTGTTCTGGCTTTGCGACAGCTATATGCCTCCACCGAGGAACTGGCGGGCTGGGCCGATCCGAATTCCATCAGCGCCGGCACCATTCGGATCTATGGCCCCCTGGGAAACCCCAACCTCCTGGCGGGTTACCTATTGCCGCTGATTCCCTTCGCAGCGATCGCACTGGTGCGCTGGCGTGGTGTGGGAGCCCAGCTGTTTGCCGGGACCACACTGGTGTTGACAGCAATAGCCACGCTGTTCACTTACAGCCGCGGCGGCTGGCTGGGGATGGTTGCTGCCGGTGCCGTGCTGCTGTTGTTGCTCCTGCTGCGCTGGACACGCCACTGGCCTCCGCTCTGGAGACGTCTGGTACCTCTGACGGTGCTGCTGGTTGGAGCCACTTGCATTGTGGTGGCGGCCACCCAGATCGATCCGATCCGCACGCGCATCACCAGCCTGCTGGCGGGACGGGGGGATAGTTCCAACAATTTCCGTATCAACGTCTGGATGGCGGCCATCCAGATGGTGCAAGACCGTCCCTGGTTGGGCATCGGCCCCGGCAATACGGCGTTCAACAGCATCTATCCCCTGTATCAGCAACCGAAGTTCAACGCCCTCAGTGCCTACTCCGTTCCCTTGGAAATCCTGGTGGAAACCGGCATTCCCGGGCTGCTGGCCTGCCTGGGATTGCTGGCCAGCAGCCTGAGGCAGGGCCTCAACCAGCTCAATGCCGATGCTCCAAGCGCCTTGGCATCCATCGCCAGCCTCGCTGCCATCGCTGGCCTGCTGATGCAGGGCAGCACCGACACGATCTTCTTTCGCCCCGAAGTGCAGCTGATCGGCTGGTTTGCTCTGGCCAACCTGGTGAGTAGACCCAGAGAATCATGA
- the trmB gene encoding tRNA (guanosine(46)-N7)-methyltransferase TrmB encodes MRQHVNPLSSFFQLPLELPPPELLFRVPDQPIHLDIGCARGRCLLGLAERDPHWNHLGVEIRRPLVTSADQDALASEHGNVRILFCNANISLEGWMKALKQDRLQRVSIQFPDPWFKRRHHKRRVLQPALLLAIATALQPGRELFLQSDVLDVIEPMVALTELSACFDRPAEDQRPWRASNPLSVPTERERYVLEQNLPIYRVLYRRNQNPLPSVSDLEQRWQEIDNPAEALTT; translated from the coding sequence TTGCGTCAGCACGTCAATCCACTCAGCAGCTTCTTCCAGTTGCCGCTGGAACTACCACCACCCGAGCTGCTGTTTCGCGTTCCTGATCAGCCGATCCACCTTGATATCGGCTGCGCCCGTGGACGGTGCCTGCTCGGCCTGGCCGAGCGTGATCCCCACTGGAATCATCTCGGCGTTGAAATCCGCCGACCGCTAGTGACGTCTGCCGATCAAGACGCGCTCGCCTCGGAGCACGGCAATGTTCGGATCCTTTTCTGCAACGCCAACATCAGCCTGGAAGGCTGGATGAAGGCCCTAAAGCAGGACCGATTGCAACGGGTATCGATCCAATTCCCCGATCCCTGGTTCAAACGAAGGCACCACAAGCGCCGGGTCTTGCAACCTGCTCTGCTCCTGGCAATCGCAACGGCCCTCCAACCAGGCCGTGAGCTGTTTCTGCAGAGCGATGTTCTTGACGTGATTGAGCCGATGGTTGCTCTCACCGAACTCAGCGCCTGTTTTGACCGCCCCGCCGAGGACCAACGTCCATGGCGAGCCAGCAACCCGCTTTCGGTTCCCACGGAACGGGAGCGCTACGTGCTTGAGCAAAACCTCCCCATCTACCGGGTGCTCTATCGCCGGAACCAGAATCCACTTCCTTCCGTGTCAGATCTGGAACAGCGCTGGCAGGAGATCGATAATCCGGCGGAAGCACTCACCACCTGA
- a CDS encoding FIST N-terminal domain-containing protein, with protein MAPFAPFSWFRSVGAEASCRTGLSGKASLDEAVRDVVEQLGRSKGEADLALVFTSTGYATDLPRLLPMLRAQISAKHWIGCTGGGVVGTRGDGTASELEQTPALSVTLLSLPGASIATQHLSTEELPDLDGAAQKWQDWVGITPEAARSQILLIDPTSSGINDLISGLDYAYPSAEKIGGIAAPHNSPHGSLLLDDHVVTGAVVCSIGGSWRLETVVAQGCRPIGPVFSVEQVQRNVLLELSDGSTKASPINCLQRVLADLSERERELVRHSLFLGVERSSLRLNANRGASEASAFLIRNLIGVDPNNGAVAVAERVRAGQNVQFHLREATASQDEAVALLKAATADSGDAVHFGLLMACLGRGQGLFGRADGDISLARQLMPDLPVAGAFCNGEIGPVGGTTHLHGYTACWGLLRQDPDSSAGSGSDNLD; from the coding sequence ATGGCACCATTCGCACCGTTCAGCTGGTTTCGCTCCGTGGGCGCTGAAGCCAGTTGCCGGACGGGATTGTCTGGCAAAGCGTCCCTGGACGAAGCCGTAAGGGATGTGGTCGAGCAACTGGGCCGATCCAAGGGCGAAGCCGATCTCGCCCTCGTCTTCACCTCCACGGGTTACGCCACCGACCTGCCGCGGCTGCTACCGATGCTGCGCGCCCAGATCAGCGCGAAGCATTGGATCGGATGCACCGGTGGCGGCGTGGTGGGCACCCGCGGCGACGGCACCGCCTCGGAACTGGAGCAGACACCTGCTTTGAGTGTGACGCTGCTCTCCCTGCCGGGGGCATCGATCGCCACCCAACACCTGAGCACAGAGGAGCTGCCTGATCTGGATGGAGCCGCCCAGAAATGGCAAGACTGGGTTGGCATTACCCCCGAGGCTGCCCGCAGCCAGATCCTGCTGATCGACCCCACCAGCAGTGGAATCAATGACCTGATCAGCGGGCTGGACTACGCCTATCCGAGTGCCGAAAAGATTGGCGGCATCGCAGCCCCCCATAACAGCCCGCACGGATCGCTGTTGCTGGATGACCACGTCGTCACCGGCGCAGTGGTGTGTTCCATCGGTGGGAGCTGGCGACTCGAAACCGTTGTGGCTCAGGGCTGCCGCCCCATCGGCCCGGTCTTCTCAGTCGAGCAGGTGCAGCGCAACGTGTTGCTGGAACTGAGTGATGGCAGCACCAAGGCCAGCCCCATCAATTGCCTGCAACGGGTTTTGGCCGACCTCAGCGAACGGGAGCGCGAACTGGTGCGTCACTCGTTGTTCCTCGGTGTGGAACGCAGCAGCCTGCGGCTGAACGCCAACCGAGGAGCCTCAGAAGCGAGTGCCTTCCTGATCCGCAACCTGATCGGAGTCGATCCCAACAATGGCGCCGTGGCCGTTGCTGAGCGGGTGCGCGCCGGCCAAAACGTGCAATTTCACCTGCGCGAAGCCACTGCCTCCCAGGACGAAGCCGTTGCCCTGCTCAAAGCAGCGACAGCTGATTCAGGCGACGCGGTCCATTTCGGACTGCTCATGGCCTGCCTGGGACGGGGCCAGGGGCTGTTTGGTCGTGCCGATGGCGACATCAGCCTGGCGCGTCAACTGATGCCAGACCTGCCTGTGGCGGGAGCGTTCTGCAACGGTGAGATCGGACCCGTCGGAGGGACAACACATCTTCATGGCTATACCGCCTGCTGGGGCTTGCTGCGCCAGGACCCCGACAGCTCCGCTGGCAGTGGCTCTGACAATCTCGATTGA
- a CDS encoding DUF3177 family protein produces the protein MNELTYRALVWLTYRLAATFAVGVPLVMLIWSAWRRELLMLRLLGIYWKVASLMAISLLLLTDQRPLGYAMAVIAPVLMVISLWFWVDINDELADQPSWRPLPLAVKVWRWAFSGFAFLSLGMSVTGLGCMHQLESPVCLTWLEAPQGIHGLAATVFNFLFGGLWTEAVAAFVGYVALVAYLAGLLQWLLVRLPRYGRVAGDF, from the coding sequence GTGAACGAGCTCACGTACCGCGCTCTGGTGTGGCTGACCTATCGCTTGGCCGCCACCTTCGCCGTTGGTGTGCCTTTGGTCATGTTGATCTGGTCAGCCTGGCGTCGCGAGCTGTTGATGCTGCGGCTGCTGGGGATCTACTGGAAGGTGGCCAGCCTGATGGCGATCAGCCTGTTGCTGCTGACGGATCAGCGGCCCTTGGGCTACGCCATGGCGGTAATCGCACCGGTGTTGATGGTGATCAGCCTGTGGTTCTGGGTCGACATCAATGACGAGCTGGCCGACCAGCCGTCCTGGCGTCCGCTGCCCCTTGCCGTGAAGGTGTGGCGTTGGGCATTCAGTGGGTTTGCTTTCCTCAGCTTGGGTATGAGCGTGACGGGTTTGGGCTGCATGCATCAGCTGGAGTCCCCGGTATGCCTCACCTGGCTGGAAGCTCCTCAGGGCATCCATGGTCTTGCGGCCACGGTGTTCAATTTTCTGTTCGGTGGTTTGTGGACCGAGGCCGTTGCTGCCTTTGTGGGGTATGTCGCCCTGGTGGCTTACCTGGCTGGTCTGTTGCAGTGGCTGCTGGTGCGTTTGCCCCGTTACGGCCGCGTGGCGGGGGATTTCTGA
- the ileS gene encoding isoleucine--tRNA ligase produces MSKETRDAAAEERPSYKHTLNLLQTGFGMRANAVQREPELQGFWKDHGIDGELGLNNSGPTFTLHDGPPYANGALHMGHALNKVLKDIINKYQVLRGRRVHYVPGWDCHGLPIELKVLQSMDQEQRKALTPIKLRKKAAAYARKQVDGQMKGFQRWGIWADWEQPYLTLQKGYESAQIRVFGEMVLKGHIYRGLKPVHWSPSSRTALAEAELEYPDGHTSPSVYAAFPAVELPAALRDAFKAEGLDLPTEMDALGKALQVAIWTTTPWTLPANLAVSVNERLDYALADDGAGRLLLVAADLIETLSGTLARPLSRRVTVKGALLAGLTYRHPLLDRSSPVVIGGDYITTESGTGLVHTAPGHGVDDFHTGQKNGLPVLCPVDEAGNLTEEAGPFAGLNVLKDANPKIIEALESAGALLKQEAYGHRYPYDWRTKKPTIFRATEQWFASVEGFRQQALDAIAAVEWTPATGRNRIESMVKERGDWCISRQRTWGVPIPVFYHRSNGEVLLNADTLEHIQALIAEHGADIWWEKDEADLLPPAYAEQADQWRKGTDTMDVWFDSGSSWAAVASQRDNLSYPADLYLEGSDQHRGWFQSSLLTSVAVNGHAPYKRVLTHGFALDEKGRKMSKSLGNVVDPMVIIEGGKNQKQEPPYGADVLRLWVSSVDYSADVPIGAGILRQLADVYRKVRNTSRYLLGNLHDFNPATDAIPIAELPLLDRWMLQRTAEVMDDITEAFESFEFFRFFQLLQNFCVTDLSNFYLDIAKDRLYVSAPADQRRRSCQTVMALIIERLAGLIAPVLCHMAEDIWQNLPYTVKETSVFHRSWPKVPTEWRDAALSAPVQELRELRAAVNKVLEDCRGRQELGASLEAAVRIDARRPELQAALSWLSETGDPDVDGLRDWLLVSQLQIGGEPWAEVLASQDDELASIEVSRARGTKCERCWHYEGDVGQHPEHPHICGRCVGVLERRTHQLA; encoded by the coding sequence GTGAGCAAGGAGACGCGCGACGCCGCCGCTGAGGAACGTCCCTCCTACAAACACACGCTCAATCTGCTGCAGACGGGATTCGGCATGCGCGCCAATGCCGTCCAACGCGAACCTGAACTGCAGGGCTTCTGGAAAGACCACGGCATCGACGGCGAGCTGGGCCTGAACAACAGCGGCCCAACCTTCACCCTCCATGACGGCCCGCCCTACGCCAACGGTGCTCTGCACATGGGGCATGCCCTCAACAAGGTGCTGAAGGACATCATCAACAAATATCAGGTGTTAAGAGGGCGGCGGGTGCACTACGTACCTGGCTGGGACTGCCACGGCCTGCCGATTGAGCTCAAGGTGCTGCAGTCGATGGATCAGGAGCAGCGCAAGGCGCTGACACCGATCAAGCTGCGCAAAAAAGCTGCCGCCTACGCCCGCAAACAGGTGGATGGCCAGATGAAGGGCTTCCAGCGCTGGGGCATCTGGGCGGACTGGGAGCAGCCGTATCTGACTTTGCAAAAGGGGTACGAATCGGCTCAGATTCGGGTGTTTGGCGAGATGGTGCTCAAGGGGCACATCTACCGGGGTCTGAAACCGGTGCACTGGAGCCCGAGTTCACGCACCGCTTTGGCCGAAGCCGAACTGGAGTACCCCGACGGCCACACCAGTCCCAGCGTCTACGCCGCCTTCCCAGCCGTGGAGCTTCCAGCGGCGCTGCGGGATGCATTCAAGGCAGAGGGTCTGGACCTGCCCACGGAGATGGACGCCCTTGGGAAGGCCCTGCAGGTGGCGATCTGGACCACCACCCCCTGGACGCTGCCAGCCAACCTGGCGGTGTCGGTGAATGAAAGGCTCGATTACGCCCTGGCCGACGACGGCGCAGGCAGACTTCTGCTGGTGGCTGCCGATCTGATCGAGACGCTGAGCGGCACCCTGGCGCGCCCACTGAGCCGGCGCGTCACCGTAAAAGGCGCTCTGCTCGCTGGGCTGACCTACCGCCACCCACTGCTGGATCGCTCCAGTCCGGTGGTGATCGGGGGCGATTACATCACCACCGAATCGGGCACAGGCCTCGTGCACACCGCGCCTGGTCACGGCGTCGACGACTTCCACACCGGCCAGAAGAACGGCCTGCCGGTGCTCTGCCCTGTGGACGAAGCCGGCAACCTCACGGAAGAGGCCGGGCCGTTCGCGGGCCTGAATGTGCTCAAGGATGCCAACCCCAAGATTATTGAGGCGCTGGAGTCCGCCGGGGCTCTGCTCAAGCAGGAGGCCTATGGCCACCGCTACCCCTACGATTGGCGCACCAAGAAACCCACCATCTTCCGGGCCACGGAACAGTGGTTTGCCTCCGTGGAAGGGTTCCGTCAACAGGCCCTTGATGCGATCGCCGCAGTGGAGTGGACCCCTGCTACCGGTCGCAACCGGATCGAATCGATGGTCAAGGAGCGGGGCGACTGGTGCATCTCCCGTCAGCGCACCTGGGGGGTGCCAATCCCCGTGTTTTATCACCGCAGCAACGGCGAGGTGCTGCTGAACGCCGACACCCTGGAGCACATCCAGGCGTTGATCGCCGAGCACGGTGCCGACATCTGGTGGGAGAAAGACGAAGCGGATCTGCTTCCGCCCGCGTACGCCGAGCAGGCCGACCAGTGGCGCAAGGGCACAGACACCATGGACGTGTGGTTCGACTCCGGCTCAAGCTGGGCTGCCGTCGCTAGCCAGCGGGACAACCTGAGCTATCCCGCCGACCTGTACCTGGAAGGGTCCGACCAGCACCGCGGCTGGTTCCAGAGCTCACTGCTCACCTCTGTTGCCGTGAATGGACACGCTCCTTACAAGCGGGTGCTCACCCATGGCTTCGCCTTGGATGAGAAGGGCCGCAAGATGAGCAAATCCCTCGGCAATGTGGTCGACCCGATGGTGATCATCGAGGGGGGGAAGAACCAGAAACAGGAACCGCCCTACGGCGCCGATGTGCTGCGGCTCTGGGTGAGCTCGGTGGATTACTCCGCCGATGTGCCGATCGGAGCCGGGATTCTGCGCCAGCTGGCCGATGTGTATCGCAAGGTGCGCAACACCAGCCGCTATCTGCTTGGCAACCTGCACGACTTCAATCCGGCAACCGACGCGATCCCGATTGCGGAACTGCCGTTGCTGGACCGCTGGATGCTGCAGCGCACGGCCGAGGTGATGGACGACATCACAGAAGCCTTCGAAAGCTTCGAGTTCTTCCGCTTCTTCCAGCTGCTGCAGAACTTCTGCGTCACCGATCTGTCGAACTTCTACCTCGACATCGCCAAGGACAGGCTCTACGTGAGCGCCCCCGCCGACCAGCGCCGGCGCAGCTGCCAGACCGTGATGGCTCTGATCATCGAACGCCTCGCCGGACTGATCGCGCCTGTCTTGTGCCACATGGCCGAAGACATCTGGCAGAACCTGCCTTACACCGTGAAGGAGACCTCGGTCTTCCACCGCAGCTGGCCGAAGGTCCCAACCGAATGGCGTGATGCTGCTCTCAGCGCTCCGGTTCAGGAGCTGCGGGAGCTCCGTGCCGCAGTCAACAAAGTGCTTGAAGATTGCCGCGGCCGTCAAGAACTTGGCGCATCGCTTGAGGCAGCCGTGCGGATTGATGCCCGCCGTCCGGAACTCCAGGCCGCTCTCTCCTGGCTGAGTGAGACGGGGGATCCCGATGTGGACGGTCTGCGGGACTGGCTGCTGGTCTCACAACTGCAGATTGGCGGCGAGCCCTGGGCCGAAGTGCTGGCCAGCCAGGACGACGAGCTCGCATCGATCGAGGTGAGCCGAGCGCGGGGAACCAAATGCGAGCGCTGCTGGCACTACGAGGGGGATGTGGGTCAGCACCCAGAGCATCCCCACATCTGCGGACGCTGTGTTGGCGTTCTGGAACGCCGGACTCACCAGTTGGCCTGA
- a CDS encoding Ycf66 family protein, which yields MLATLSGDLCLLLGLALLLLPLLAVELSRPRDGVWGAVVLLLGLVLVTSTDRLRGAPMLAVLCAGLLIARLGSEVGQARWNSLSETEQQRFTSLDHWRTSLQQLLITTGRVGEGISGIAKQLKPAGKSGVTGKKWVRPEPPETSDASDTEPAEAAEVTSPEGED from the coding sequence ATGCTTGCGACCCTCAGCGGCGATCTCTGCCTCCTGCTCGGCCTGGCACTCCTGCTGCTTCCCCTTCTGGCCGTTGAACTCAGTCGTCCCCGCGATGGTGTTTGGGGCGCGGTGGTCTTGCTGCTGGGTCTCGTTCTGGTCACCAGCACAGACCGTCTGCGGGGAGCGCCGATGCTGGCAGTTCTCTGCGCCGGCCTGTTGATCGCACGCTTGGGATCCGAGGTCGGACAGGCCCGCTGGAACAGCCTCAGCGAAACCGAGCAGCAGCGGTTCACCTCGCTCGATCATTGGCGTACCAGCCTTCAACAACTTTTGATCACCACTGGCCGAGTGGGCGAAGGCATCAGCGGCATCGCCAAACAACTCAAACCGGCCGGGAAATCAGGGGTTACGGGCAAAAAATGGGTGCGTCCCGAGCCCCCTGAAACCTCTGACGCAAGCGACACAGAACCAGCCGAAGCAGCCGAGGTCACATCTCCAGAGGGCGAAGACTGA
- the crtR gene encoding beta-carotene hydroxylase: MHQSTAQQQQPRPVGVGYRSVPREFVDPPAFWNPTVGLFLGGYALAALTIWGWFVAALPLPVLLCTGFLALHLEGTVIHDACHNAAHPNRWINQAMGHGSAMLLGFSFPVFTRVHLEHHVHVNDPKNDPDHIVSTFGPLWLIAPRFFYHEWFFFQRRLWRRWELMQWGLERSIFVVIVLAAARFDFLPFIFNCWFAPALMVGVTLGLFFDYLPHRPFTSRNRWTNARIYPGRLMNWLIMGQNYHLVHHLWPSIPWFEYKPAYEATKPLLDSKGSPQRLGIFETRRDGYNFLYDILVGVRSHKRRSGKMRRAARFMPGRGLRRHWLSFVDRIAIKTEPKRSMSR; this comes from the coding sequence ATGCATCAGAGCACTGCTCAACAACAGCAGCCTCGTCCGGTTGGAGTGGGCTATCGCTCGGTTCCGCGCGAATTCGTTGACCCGCCGGCCTTCTGGAACCCCACCGTCGGGCTCTTCCTTGGCGGTTATGCCCTGGCGGCTCTGACCATCTGGGGCTGGTTTGTGGCGGCCTTACCCCTGCCGGTGCTGCTGTGCACGGGCTTTCTGGCGCTGCATCTGGAAGGGACGGTTATTCATGACGCCTGCCACAACGCAGCCCATCCCAATCGATGGATCAATCAGGCCATGGGCCATGGCTCGGCGATGTTGCTCGGGTTCAGCTTTCCCGTGTTCACGCGGGTGCATCTTGAGCATCACGTCCACGTGAATGACCCGAAGAACGACCCGGACCACATCGTCAGCACGTTCGGACCGCTCTGGCTGATCGCCCCGAGATTTTTCTATCACGAGTGGTTTTTCTTTCAGCGTCGCCTCTGGCGCCGCTGGGAGTTGATGCAGTGGGGGCTGGAGCGCAGCATTTTTGTGGTGATTGTGCTGGCGGCGGCACGCTTTGACTTCCTGCCTTTCATCTTCAACTGCTGGTTTGCCCCTGCCCTGATGGTGGGCGTGACTCTGGGGTTGTTCTTCGACTACCTCCCGCATCGGCCCTTCACCTCCCGCAACCGCTGGACGAATGCCCGGATCTATCCAGGCAGGCTGATGAACTGGCTGATCATGGGGCAGAACTATCACCTGGTTCATCACCTCTGGCCATCCATTCCCTGGTTTGAATACAAACCGGCCTATGAGGCCACCAAGCCTCTGCTCGACTCCAAGGGATCTCCCCAAAGGCTGGGCATTTTTGAGACCCGCCGGGATGGCTATAACTTCCTCTACGACATCCTTGTGGGAGTGCGCAGCCACAAGCGCCGCAGCGGAAAGATGAGGCGTGCAGCCCGTTTCATGCCAGGACGGGGGCTGCGTCGCCACTGGCTCAGTTTTGTTGATCGCATCGCGATCAAAACCGAGCCTAAACGCTCGATGTCCCGCTGA